GCACGCCGTGCGCACCTACCGTCGCGCGCTGAGCTGGTTCACCGGCTGCCCGACGCCCGACGACGACGCGTCGGCCGTGCCTCGGATCCAGCTCGTCAGCACCGCCGACCTGCCCGGCGTCGGCGACCAGGCCTCGCTCATGGTGCTGCGCTCGCGCGCCGACCGGGTCGTGTACGTCGTCGGGCTGGCCCGCAGCGGCCAGTTCACCACGACGACGTCGTTGGCCAGCCGGATCCCCGCCGGCAAGGCCGACCGCAAGAACGTGGCCCGCCTGCTCGCCAGCGCGGTCGACCGGCTCTGCCCGCTCGCCGACGGTGGCGCGTGCGCGGACCCGAAGGTGAAGGTGGCCGACCGGGCGTCGTACCCGGTGGGCAAGGTGCCGTGGATGCTGTCCGAGGTCGACCTGCCGCCCCTCAACGCCGACCAGGGCCCGTGGGTGGGCACTCCCCCGGCGGCGCTCGCCGAGGACCGGATCGACTCGGGCGCGATCGGCTGCGACACGGTGCACCTGTTCGGCTCGTTCCGCGACCAGAAGCTGCAGGGCAACCGGTTCCGCACGTTCGTGCTGAGCGCGGCCGACCTGCCGCCGGAGGTCGGCCTCACCCAGACCGTCGGCGCGCTCCCGGCCAACGCCGCCCGCGCCTTCGTCGACCGCTTCCGCGAGCAGATGCGGGCCTGCCCGCAGTCCGACGCGACGGCGGGCACCGAGGTCGACGAGCTGGCCTCCAGCGGCACGTCCGCCAGCGCGCTCTCGGCCTGGCACCTCAGCACCGCCCTGCCCGGCGACCGCACCGTCGAGTACGACGTGGCCGTGGTCCGCCGCGGCACCTCGATCGCCGTCCTCGCCTACGTCGCCGCGCCCAAGGCCCGCATCGCCGACGACGACTTCGTGGCCCTCGCCTACCGCGCCCTCGACCGGTTGCGCTCGATGGCGGCCTACGGCGGGTAGAGAATTCCTCCGACGGGGTGCAACCGCATCCCCTGGCCGGGCGTATGCCTCCTGAAAGCCCCGGACGAGGGGCTCGAGGACGGTCCGAGAGGAGGTCGGCGTGGAAGCCAGTGAGTTCGACGAGTTCTACACCGCGTCGTTCCGCAGGGTGACCGGGCAGGTCTACGCGATGATCGGTGACTTCGAGGAGGCCACCGAGTGCACGCAGGAGGCGTTCGCCCGCGCCTGGGCGCACCGTCGCAAGCTGGACCGCGCCGAGTACCCGGAGGCGTGGGTGCGCACGACCGCCTACCGCCTCGCCGTGAGCCGCTGGCGCCGCCGCAAGCGCGGTGAGCGCTCCCCCGACCGGGCCCTGCAGGGCGCCGGCTCGGTGGCGGCGGTCGACGAGTCGCACGTGGCGCTCGTGGCGGCGTTGAAGAAGCTCCCCGAGGCCCAGCGCCAAGCGCTGGTCCTCCACCACATCGCCGACCTCCCCGTGCAGCAGGTGGCTGCCGAGGTCGGCGTACCCGAAGGAACCATCAAGGCGCGGCTGAGCCGCGGCCGTGCGGCTCTCGCCGAGCTGCTGGCCGACGAGTCCGGCCTGGCGGGAGGAGGGGTCACCCATGCCTGAGCAGCACGACCCGATCGATGAGCTGGCCCGTTTCGGGGCAGGGTTCGGCTCCGCGACACCTGGAGGCGACATGCCCCTGTCCGCAGCCGACGTACGACGCCGGGGCGACCAGATCCGCCGTCGGCGCACCGCCCTCGTGGCCGGTGGCGCGGCGCTCGCCGTGGCGGCCGTCGCCGTGCCGGTCTTCGCGGTGATCGGCAACGGCGACCCGCGCGGCGACAAGCAGAACATCGCGGTCGAGAACCCACCGCTGTCCCGGGCCAACCTGCTCCGCGACGCCGACACCGAGTACGACCGCGAGGGCTACAGCCTGTTCACGATCACGGAGACCTTCGAGGGCGACGGCCAGGCGGTCTACCTGCCGTGCCAGCGGGAGGCGACCAGCGCCCTCGGCGCGAGCGACAGCCTCACCCGGGTCTTCAACCTGGCTCCCGACCCGGAGAAGATGTCGCCCGGCGACACCTTCGACGACCAGACGGACGACGACATGGTCGAGCTGGTCGCCCAGTTCGACTCACCCGACGCGGCGCGGACGGCCTACGACCGCTTCGCCGAGTGGATCGTCGACTGCGAGATCCCCGGCGCGGACACGGTCAGGGTCGGGGCCCAGGGCCGGTCGGTCGACGTCGCCGACGGCGACGCGGTCGTCTACGACATCAACTGGGGGCCGGTGCCGCAGGAGCTCGACCCGACCGGCGACTCCGCCTACATCGGGGAGATCGGGCTCGTCGTGCAGGACGACCGGATCGCGGTGCTCAAGGTGACCGCCATCGGCCAGGACTACAACTGGCTGCCGGAGGACGGCGGCAGCCCGCTGGAGCGGATGCTCCCGAAGGCCGCCGAGCGGCTGGCGCTGGACGGCGCGCCGAACCAGCCGACCGAGACGACGGAGCCGACGGACACCGTGACGGCCGACGACGGCCGGACGACCGGGGCCGGCGAGCCCGACCCGGGTCCCGGTGGTCCCGACGCCATCCCGGACGACTTCCCGATCTTCGCCGGCTGGCCGGAGGAGGCCGGGGACGGCGAGGGCCGGATCGGCCCGGAGCGCCCCGGCGAGCCGCTCGCCTCGGAGGCCTGCGGCGAGAAGGCCGCCGACCCCGAGTTCGTCGACCGCCTGCGCGCCGAATACCACAACGCGGAGGACTACCGCAGCCGCGTGGTGACCACCTACGCCAACGCCGACGAGGCGGTCGCCGCCGTCGCGGCGATCCGGCAGGTGTACGCCGACTGCCCCACCGGCGAGGTCCGCGACGACGGCTACACGCCGCACTGGGCCGTGGTCGACACCCAGATCGGCGGCGACTCCTTCGCCGTCCTCGGGTGGGACACCCTCGGCGACCAGCCCACGCCGTACGGCGACACGCTGCTCGTCGTCCGGCTCGGCAGCTCCGTGCTCGTGGTCGCCCACGGCGGAGAGTCGGGTGCACCGAGCGGCGGGGACGACCAGCGGGCCGTCGACCAGATCGTCCAGGAGTCGGCGCCGGTCGTCGACGCGATGTGCACCTGGACGGCCGCCGGCTGCTGACCGGGCCGTCCTGGCCACGACGGGCCGCCACCGAGCAACGGTGGCGGCCCGTCCGCGTTCCCGCTCAAGAAAGTCCGCGCAGCGTTGCAACCGACCGCCCGGTTGCAGCGTCTCCACTTCCGAATCAACGAACCGATCACCTGAAGGAGACCGCCATGCAGCAGCACCGGCTCACCCTCGCCGTGGCCGCCGTCGCGGCCGCCACCCTGCTCGGCGCCTGTGGCACCGACCCCTCGACCGACCGCTCCGCCGACGACGGCGCGGGCACCACCCCGACCGGGACGTCGTCGACCACGCCGGCCACGGGCCTGACCACCGCCAACCTGCTGACCGACGACGACACGGTCTACAGCGACGGCGCCGACTGGTTCCGCACCGACGCCGCCGAGGGCGACGGCCAGTCCGTCTTCAACCCGTGCGCCCGGGAGAGCCTGCAGGGCACCGGCGCCACCAGCGTCGTGCGGGCCGACTTCGAGCTGCGCAACAGCGCGGCCGACGCCCCCGACACGGCCGGCGACTACTTGATCCAGGTCGTCGGCGAGTACGACGACGAGGCGGCCGCCACGAAGGCATGGAGCACGGTCAACGGCTGGCTCGAGGAGTGCAGCACGCTGCCCGACGACCTGCCCGACTACCGCGCGCTCCAGACCCGCAAGGTCGACGTCGACGGCGCCGACGCGGTGATCACGGACTCGCACTTCGGACCGGTCCCGAAGGAGGCCGACCCGACCGGCGACGCCGCCTACATCATGGAGACCGGCGTCCTGCGCCAGGGCAACCGCGTCGTCGTACTGACCTCGGTGATCATCGGCCAGGACTACGACTTCCTCGACGAGGACGGCGGTACGCCGGTCAACCGGATGCTCCCGAAGGCGGCCGCCCGGCTGTGACCCGGCCCTGACCCCGGGGACGACGAAGGCCCGCCACCTGTGGGGGTGGCGGGCCTTCGTGCGACCGGTGGTCGAGGAGGTCGCGCAGCGACCGTCTCGAGACCCGTCAGAGCGACTGCAGGATCTCCCGCGCGAGCGCCGCGGTCGCGGACGGCGTCTTGCCGACCTTGACGCCGACGGCCTCGAGGGCCTCCTGCTTGGCGGCCGCGGTGCCGGCGGAGCCCGAGACGATGGCGCCGGCGTGGCCCATCGTCTTGCCCTCCGGGGCGGTGAAGCCCGCGAC
Above is a genomic segment from Nocardioides aromaticivorans containing:
- a CDS encoding RNA polymerase sigma factor, encoding MEASEFDEFYTASFRRVTGQVYAMIGDFEEATECTQEAFARAWAHRRKLDRAEYPEAWVRTTAYRLAVSRWRRRKRGERSPDRALQGAGSVAAVDESHVALVAALKKLPEAQRQALVLHHIADLPVQQVAAEVGVPEGTIKARLSRGRAALAELLADESGLAGGGVTHA